The stretch of DNA TTTCCGCTTCGCTCTCGTCGAGCCCCTCAGATAAATCCTCCTTAAGCGATGGGTACAGTCCCGCAATAAAATATGAAATGTTATAGCCGACTCGGTTGTCAACTATACCAATTACGCTGATCCAGTAATGAGCTTCGTAATCTGTAATCGTTACTGTTTCGAGAGAATTCAAATATTTTTTGAGGTAACCCTCGATTTTCTTTTTAGCGGCGCTTTTCCCCGACACGGTCAATTTTATTCTAACCGGAGGCTCGAGTTCCGAAGGCTCAGTTGAAACTGGAAATAACAATAGGTTGTCCACGGACTTCCCGGATTTTACTTTGTCGCCAGGATTGCTGACAAGTCGATCACGTTTTTTCATCGCTTCCCCTCGAGCAGACAAACCTCATAACTTTCAGGTCTAAGAAAGTAATCGCATTTTGTTTTCACTTGGTTCAACTATAATCTTAATTCGCATTCCTGCGCCTCTATTTTTATGTATATCAGAAATCACATTTGGATTCCCTGCTTTCATGTAACTGAGATCATGTGTCAATTATTCTTTTTCCCATCATTCCGTCAAGAATCTGCATTAAATTGCGCTTTGCCTTATGTTTTGCCCTGATTCCAGCAATGAGGGTGGTCCACTCGTCAACACGCCCAGTCTTCTGATATACATCCCGCATTTGTCGCAAGTACATAGCCGCTACTTCATAAGCCGAGGTTTTCACAAGGTTTATCTGATTCTCTGCTAATTTCCACCATATTTTCAATGATTCATCAGGGTGTGAATTCTTGACCGCCTCGGCAACCTGGGTATCGAAGGAACTGGCAAGGTATGGGGTTTTCTTGGCTATCTCATACCATCGTAAAACCTCAGGGGTATCCTTCTCATAAATTGATATTGCGATTAAAGGGCTAACATCGGGGAACTGTTGATACCTTGAAGCCTTAATCTCTGTTGATATCTCGGGACTTGGAAGTGGCCACAAGTTTATGTTTGAGCCGACTGCTTTAGCCTTGCCGGTCTTGGCCTTAACATCAGGTCTGACGCCTTTCTGCAAGAAAGCGATAACAGCCTCTTTGACTGTCGTCCATTCGCCGACTGCCTCCGCTGCTTTCTCGAGGTCCTTGTAGGATTCCAATGATGAGTGGTTAAAGAATTCCAGTGCCCGGTAAGCTGCGACCATGGAAAGCTGCTTGTCTTCTTCCGCCATTCTCCGCAATTTGTCTTCAAGTTTCCATGCGATTCCAGGGGCTTTGTCTATAGTGAGTTGGAAGCCCTCAACCGCAGTAGCTTTAGCTTCGACCCTCATGCCCGCTTCAAGCAGACGCTCAATTAGCAAACCATAACATTGGGTTAAAGGAGCTTCACGTTTAAGTAAAGGAACTATCTCCTGTTCCCTTCCGGACAGTTCCAGCGCCATGATTGCCCAATCCACGACCTGCCTACGCTTATAGTCTTCATGAAAAGTTTCCCTATTGTCCGACAACGGTAAATTCCCGAGTCGGTTTAAAAGGGTATTGGCCACCTCGCTCCAGGCATTTTCATCATATTGATTATCATCAAAATAATCTTGCGGGTCATCCAGTATCCCAAATTCATCTTCCAGAAAAGTCTCAATCATCCACAAAATCTGGTCGGAAGAAGCTAGTG from Desulfomonilaceae bacterium encodes:
- a CDS encoding SWIM zinc finger family protein → MSKNESGFAQLTWDDLSTWAASTSLSRGKSYKTQVQDLNMTKDGGIIAWVQGSELYATKVMIDSSGKLSASCSCPSYWNPCKHSVALVLSLLDSLKSKKDIPEASANDRRFRLIEEKKSARTSDWITDEEDEEDADSEFAETLDGSEEEHDSNLPEPPRRSGKTRRATVVRRKIESMSKDQLVEFVVNLVDEHPEIGARIEEEEDVRSGRISKTVRSIRSEIENLASEPAWENHWSGENNIPDYSHVRARLESLLNSGHADEVLDLGKDLWSLGNEQVESSNDEGETGEQIAECMKVIFRALDKSTLASSDQILWMIETFLEDEFGILDDPQDYFDDNQYDENAWSEVANTLLNRLGNLPLSDNRETFHEDYKRRQVVDWAIMALELSGREQEIVPLLKREAPLTQCYGLLIERLLEAGMRVEAKATAVEGFQLTIDKAPGIAWKLEDKLRRMAEEDKQLSMVAAYRALEFFNHSSLESYKDLEKAAEAVGEWTTVKEAVIAFLQKGVRPDVKAKTGKAKAVGSNINLWPLPSPEISTEIKASRYQQFPDVSPLIAISIYEKDTPEVLRWYEIAKKTPYLASSFDTQVAEAVKNSHPDESLKIWWKLAENQINLVKTSAYEVAAMYLRQMRDVYQKTGRVDEWTTLIAGIRAKHKAKRNLMQILDGMMGKRIIDT